In Shinella sp. XGS7, a single genomic region encodes these proteins:
- a CDS encoding NAD(P)H-hydrate dehydratase, which produces MRRVLPSPTHLPLHGLAASRAWEAEALARTAPHALMRRAGLAVAKLALALRPEARRIALFCGPGNNGGDALVAARLLAATGREIQLFLAPEAAQAKPRPADATWALGEARLAGLAPNHELPDALEADLLIDGLLGLGAARAPEGWLAEAIALINRGGSKGTPVLAIDLPSGLDGQHGACAGTAVQAHHCLSLLTLKPGLFTAQGRALAGTLWWDDLGQPCPQPPGAWLLGEQALREARALIGERGHASHKGAWGDVLVIGGAPGLRGAAQLAAQAALAAGAGRVYACLLEAEASASLARPELMSWPESRLADAAAWARHTVVAGCGGGSLIARQLPALLNQARRLVLDADALNALAADASLRALLRGRAAQGLATVLTPHPLEAARLLGSSSAEVQADRLGAAQTLVLDLRCSVLLKGSGSVLASPGQVCAINSSGNGRLASAGTGDVLAGWLGGLWAQLGPSCEMAQEAQATHTLACAAAYWHGAAAAGPEGGPLRAADLIERMQTLHAPAPG; this is translated from the coding sequence ATGCGCCGCGTCCTGCCCTCGCCCACCCACTTGCCCCTGCACGGTCTGGCCGCCAGCCGGGCCTGGGAGGCCGAGGCCCTGGCCCGGACCGCCCCGCATGCCCTGATGCGCCGCGCCGGTCTGGCCGTGGCCAAGCTGGCCCTGGCTCTGCGGCCCGAGGCCCGGCGCATCGCCCTCTTCTGCGGCCCCGGCAACAACGGTGGCGACGCCCTGGTGGCCGCCCGCCTGCTGGCCGCCACGGGCCGCGAGATCCAGCTCTTTCTGGCCCCGGAGGCTGCCCAAGCCAAGCCCCGTCCGGCCGACGCCACCTGGGCCCTGGGCGAGGCCCGACTGGCCGGCCTTGCGCCCAATCATGAGCTGCCCGACGCGCTGGAAGCCGATCTGCTGATCGACGGCCTGCTGGGCCTGGGCGCCGCGCGTGCGCCCGAGGGCTGGTTGGCCGAGGCCATTGCCCTGATCAACCGCGGCGGATCCAAGGGCACGCCGGTGCTGGCCATCGACCTGCCCAGCGGCCTGGACGGCCAGCACGGCGCCTGTGCCGGGACGGCCGTCCAGGCCCACCACTGCCTGAGCCTGCTCACGCTCAAGCCTGGCCTCTTCACGGCCCAGGGTCGCGCCCTGGCCGGCACCCTGTGGTGGGACGATCTGGGCCAGCCCTGCCCCCAGCCGCCCGGCGCCTGGCTGCTGGGCGAGCAGGCCCTGCGCGAGGCCCGGGCCCTGATCGGTGAGCGCGGCCACGCCAGCCACAAGGGCGCCTGGGGCGATGTGCTGGTCATCGGCGGAGCGCCGGGCCTGCGCGGCGCGGCCCAGCTGGCGGCCCAGGCGGCCCTGGCGGCCGGCGCGGGCCGGGTCTACGCCTGCCTGCTGGAGGCCGAGGCCTCGGCCAGCCTGGCCCGCCCCGAGCTGATGAGCTGGCCCGAGAGCCGCCTGGCCGATGCCGCGGCCTGGGCTCGCCACACCGTGGTGGCGGGCTGCGGCGGCGGCTCGCTGATCGCCCGCCAGCTGCCGGCCCTGCTGAACCAGGCCCGCCGCCTGGTGCTGGACGCCGACGCCCTGAACGCCCTGGCCGCCGACGCCAGCCTGCGCGCCCTTCTGCGCGGCCGTGCGGCCCAGGGCCTGGCTACCGTGCTCACGCCGCATCCGCTGGAGGCGGCGCGCCTGCTGGGCTCCAGCAGCGCCGAGGTGCAGGCCGACCGCCTGGGCGCGGCCCAGACCCTGGTGCTGGACCTGCGTTGCAGCGTGCTGCTCAAGGGCTCGGGCAGCGTGCTCGCCAGCCCGGGTCAGGTCTGCGCCATCAACAGCAGCGGCAATGGCCGCCTGGCCAGCGCCGGCACCGGCGATGTGCTGGCCGGCTGGCTGGGCGGGCTCTGGGCCCAGCTGGGCCCGAGCTGCGAGATGGCGCAGGAGGCCCAGGCCACTCACACCCTGGCTTGCGCCGCAGCCTACTGGCATGGCGCAGCCGCGGCCGGCCCCGAGGGCGGCCCGCTGCGTGCGGCGGATCTGATCGAGCGCATGCAGACCCTGCATGCGCCCGCGCCGGGCTGA
- the rnr gene encoding ribonuclease R, whose amino-acid sequence MLSEVVGQVQGHRDGHGFLIPEDGQIDVYLSAQEMHAVMHGDRLRVRVVRFDKRGRPEGKVLEILERKKRPIIGRLLLESGVWLVAPEDKRMGQDILIPKNGIANATAGQVVAVELTEPPSLYSQPVGRVVEVLGEIDDPGMEIEIAVRKYEVPHRFSAETLAQAAKLPEKLRAADLKQRIDLRDVPLVTIDGEDARDFDDAVYCEPHKQGRGKSAFSGWRLLVAIADVSHYVKPGEPLDADAYERATSVYFPRRVIPMLPEKLSNGLCSLNPEQDRLTMVCDMLIDAEGETRAYQFYPAVICSHARLTYTEVAAVLGNTHGPEAAKRRELVPHLLHLHEVYRALLAQRHKRGAVDFETTETQIICDDNGKIEKIVPRTRNEAHRLIEEAMLAANVCAADFIAGAKQSSLFRVHEGPTPEKRAALQAYLRALGLGLGISDDPSPGEFQAIAAATKDRPDAQQIHQMLLRSMQQAIYTGANSGHFGLAYPAYTHFTSPIRRYPDLLVHRVIKAMLGGKRYLLDAAKMEVPEPPRRPGRAKPINPAQASTEPERWEVVGAHCSANERRADEASRDVEAWLKCRYMREHLGEEFSGTVNAVTSFGLFVQLDALYVEGLVHITELGGEYFRFDEVRQELRGERTGIRYATGARVQVQVSRVDLDGRRIDFRLVPESGEARLLSRALRDKQGGAGESPRRRSAEPASAVEALAQVQRQDRELKAGRRKAAGPKAGAPRGAAKAAKSAGKGKSSAGAAGKRSTAKAESGRKRR is encoded by the coding sequence ATGTTGAGCGAGGTCGTGGGCCAGGTGCAGGGGCACCGGGACGGCCATGGTTTTCTGATCCCCGAGGACGGGCAGATCGACGTCTACCTCTCGGCCCAGGAGATGCATGCGGTCATGCATGGCGACCGCCTGCGCGTGCGCGTGGTGCGCTTCGACAAGCGCGGCCGCCCCGAGGGCAAGGTGCTGGAGATACTCGAGCGCAAGAAGCGGCCCATCATCGGCCGCCTGCTGCTGGAGTCCGGTGTCTGGCTGGTAGCGCCCGAGGACAAGCGCATGGGGCAGGACATCCTGATCCCCAAGAACGGCATCGCCAATGCCACGGCCGGTCAGGTGGTGGCGGTGGAGCTGACCGAGCCGCCCTCGCTGTACTCGCAGCCCGTGGGCCGGGTGGTCGAGGTGCTGGGCGAGATCGACGATCCCGGCATGGAGATCGAGATCGCGGTGCGCAAGTACGAGGTGCCGCACCGCTTCAGCGCCGAGACCCTGGCCCAAGCCGCCAAGCTGCCCGAGAAGTTGCGTGCTGCCGACCTCAAGCAGCGCATCGATCTGCGCGATGTGCCCCTGGTCACCATCGACGGCGAGGATGCGCGCGACTTTGACGACGCGGTCTACTGCGAACCCCACAAGCAGGGCCGTGGCAAGAGCGCCTTCAGCGGCTGGCGCCTGCTGGTGGCCATCGCCGATGTGAGCCACTACGTGAAGCCCGGCGAGCCGCTGGATGCCGATGCCTACGAGCGGGCCACCTCGGTCTACTTCCCGCGTCGCGTGATCCCCATGCTGCCGGAGAAGCTCTCCAACGGCCTGTGCTCGCTGAACCCGGAGCAGGATCGCCTGACCATGGTCTGCGACATGCTGATCGACGCCGAGGGCGAGACCCGGGCCTATCAGTTCTACCCGGCCGTGATCTGCTCGCATGCGCGCCTGACCTATACCGAGGTGGCGGCCGTGCTGGGCAATACCCATGGCCCGGAGGCTGCCAAGCGTCGCGAGCTGGTGCCGCATCTGCTGCATCTGCACGAGGTCTACCGCGCCCTGCTGGCCCAGCGCCACAAGCGCGGCGCGGTGGACTTCGAGACCACCGAGACCCAGATCATCTGCGACGACAACGGCAAGATCGAGAAGATCGTGCCGCGCACCCGCAACGAAGCCCACCGCCTGATCGAGGAGGCCATGCTGGCCGCCAATGTCTGCGCGGCCGACTTCATCGCCGGCGCCAAGCAGTCCTCGCTGTTCCGTGTGCACGAAGGTCCCACGCCCGAGAAGCGCGCGGCCCTGCAGGCCTATCTGCGCGCCCTGGGTCTGGGTCTGGGCATCAGCGACGACCCTTCGCCCGGCGAGTTCCAGGCCATTGCCGCGGCCACCAAGGACCGTCCGGATGCGCAGCAGATCCACCAGATGCTGCTGCGCTCCATGCAGCAGGCCATCTACACCGGCGCCAACTCCGGCCACTTCGGTCTGGCCTATCCGGCCTACACCCATTTCACCAGCCCCATCCGCCGCTACCCGGACCTGCTGGTGCACCGGGTCATCAAGGCCATGCTGGGCGGCAAGCGCTATCTGCTGGACGCCGCCAAGATGGAGGTGCCCGAGCCGCCGCGCCGCCCCGGCCGCGCCAAGCCCATCAACCCCGCCCAGGCCAGCACCGAGCCCGAGCGCTGGGAGGTGGTGGGCGCGCATTGCAGCGCCAATGAGCGCCGCGCCGACGAGGCCTCGCGCGATGTGGAAGCCTGGCTCAAGTGCCGCTATATGCGCGAGCATCTGGGCGAGGAGTTCAGCGGCACTGTCAACGCGGTGACCAGCTTCGGCCTCTTCGTGCAGCTGGACGCGCTCTATGTGGAAGGTCTGGTCCACATCACCGAGCTGGGCGGGGAGTATTTCCGTTTCGACGAAGTGCGCCAGGAGCTGCGCGGCGAGCGCACCGGCATCCGCTACGCCACTGGCGCGCGCGTGCAGGTGCAGGTGAGCCGGGTGGACCTGGATGGGCGCCGCATCGACTTCCGCCTGGTGCCCGAGAGCGGCGAGGCCCGCCTGCTCTCGCGCGCCCTGCGCGACAAGCAGGGTGGCGCTGGCGAGTCGCCGCGCCGCCGCAGCGCTGAGCCGGCCAGCGCCGTCGAAGCCCTGGCCCAGGTGCAGCGCCAGGACCGCGAGCTCAAGGCCGGTCGCCGCAAGGCCGCCGGGCCCAAGGCCGGTGCGCCCCGGGGCGCCGCCAAGGCGGCCAAGTCGGCGGGCAAGGGTAAGAGCAGCGCCGGCGCCGCGGGCAAGCGCAGCACGGCCAAGGCCGAGTCGGGGCGCAAGCGCCGCTGA
- a CDS encoding phosphoribosyltransferase, which yields MLTDDGKHLYVSWDEYHLLTERLALKVHNSGWEFDQILCLARGGMRPGDVLSRVFDKPLGIMSTSSYRAEAGTIQGRLDIAKYITMPKGELAGRVLLVDDLADSGVTLKAVVERLRGMPAISELRSAVIWTKGVSTYTPDYYVEMLETSPWIHQPFEEYDGLRPDALAKKFAV from the coding sequence ATGTTGACCGACGACGGCAAGCATCTGTACGTGTCCTGGGACGAGTACCACCTGCTGACCGAGCGCCTGGCGCTCAAGGTCCACAACTCCGGCTGGGAGTTTGACCAGATCCTGTGCCTGGCCCGGGGCGGCATGCGCCCGGGCGATGTGCTCTCGCGTGTGTTCGACAAGCCGCTGGGCATCATGTCCACCAGCTCCTACCGCGCCGAGGCCGGCACCATCCAGGGCCGCCTGGACATCGCCAAGTACATCACCATGCCCAAGGGCGAGCTGGCGGGCCGCGTGCTGCTGGTCGACGACCTGGCCGATTCGGGCGTGACGCTCAAGGCCGTGGTGGAGCGCCTGCGCGGCATGCCTGCCATCAGCGAGCTGCGCTCGGCCGTGATCTGGACCAAGGGTGTGTCCACCTACACGCCGGACTATTACGTCGAGATGCTGGAGACCAGTCCCTGGATCCACCAGCCTTTCGAGGAGTACGACGGCCTGCGGCCGGATGCTCTGGCCAAGAAGTTCGCGGTCTGA
- a CDS encoding adenylosuccinate synthase, with protein MHSEIARGRNVVVVGTQWGDEGKGKVVDWMTPHAQGVVRFQGGHNAGHTLVIKGVKTALQLIPSGIMRDGVACYIGNGVVLDPTHLLGEIERLEKAGVEVRSRLFISESCPLILPFHVAVDKAREALRETSGNGKIGTTGKGIGPAYEDKVARRALRVQDLKHPERFAKKLKELLELHNFALCGYLKCGELEFQPIFDQAMKLAEAIKPMMADVGYMLHKAHLAGQNILFEGAQGTLLDIDHGTYPYVTSSNCVAGNAAAGAGVGPQMLHYMLGITKAYTTRVGSGPFPTELEWEKEGTVGYHLSTVGQEKGTVTGRARRCGWLDAAALKRSIIINGITGLCMTKLDVLDGLAEVQMCVGYELNGKTIDILPLDADEIVACKPVYETFPGWTETTAGITEWDQLPLNARRYLERVQEVVGTPIAMVSTGPDRDHTILLKHPFQA; from the coding sequence ATGCATAGCGAAATTGCGCGCGGCCGGAATGTGGTGGTTGTCGGCACCCAGTGGGGTGACGAGGGCAAGGGCAAGGTCGTGGACTGGATGACCCCGCACGCCCAGGGCGTGGTGCGTTTCCAGGGCGGTCACAATGCCGGCCACACTCTGGTGATCAAGGGCGTGAAGACCGCGCTGCAGCTGATTCCCTCGGGCATCATGCGCGACGGCGTGGCCTGCTATATCGGCAACGGCGTGGTGCTGGACCCCACCCATCTGCTGGGCGAGATCGAGCGCCTGGAGAAGGCCGGCGTGGAAGTGCGCTCGCGCCTCTTCATCTCCGAGTCCTGCCCGCTGATCCTGCCCTTCCATGTGGCCGTGGACAAGGCCCGCGAGGCCCTGCGCGAGACCAGCGGCAACGGCAAGATCGGCACCACCGGCAAGGGCATCGGCCCGGCCTATGAAGACAAGGTGGCCCGCCGTGCCCTGCGCGTGCAGGACCTGAAGCATCCCGAGCGCTTCGCCAAGAAGCTCAAGGAGCTGCTGGAGCTGCACAACTTCGCGCTGTGCGGCTACCTGAAGTGCGGCGAGCTGGAATTCCAGCCCATCTTCGACCAGGCCATGAAGCTGGCCGAGGCCATCAAGCCCATGATGGCGGACGTGGGCTATATGCTGCACAAGGCCCATCTGGCCGGTCAGAACATCCTGTTCGAGGGCGCCCAGGGCACCCTGCTGGACATCGACCACGGCACCTACCCCTACGTCACTTCCAGCAACTGCGTGGCCGGCAATGCCGCCGCCGGTGCCGGCGTGGGTCCGCAGATGCTGCATTACATGCTGGGCATCACCAAGGCCTACACCACCCGCGTGGGCTCCGGCCCCTTCCCGACCGAGCTGGAGTGGGAAAAGGAAGGCACGGTGGGCTACCACCTGTCCACCGTGGGTCAGGAGAAGGGCACCGTGACCGGCCGCGCCCGTCGCTGCGGCTGGCTGGATGCTGCCGCGCTCAAGCGCTCCATCATCATCAACGGCATCACCGGCCTGTGCATGACCAAGCTGGACGTGCTGGACGGCCTGGCCGAAGTTCAGATGTGCGTGGGCTATGAGCTGAACGGCAAGACCATCGACATCCTGCCCCTGGATGCCGACGAGATCGTGGCCTGCAAGCCGGTCTACGAAACCTTCCCGGGCTGGACCGAGACCACCGCTGGCATCACCGAATGGGACCAGCTGCCCCTGAACGCCCGCCGCTATCTGGAGCGCGTGCAGGAGGTGGTGGGCACGCCCATCGCCATGGTCTCCACCGGCCCGGATCGCGACCACACCATCCTGCTCAAGCACCCCTTCCAGGCCTGA
- a CDS encoding ATP phosphoribosyltransferase regulatory subunit gives MSSAWLLPEHIADVLPSQARRIEELRRDMLDMARSYGCELVMPPLLEHLDSLLSGTGRELDLKTFKLVDQLSGRSLGLRADTTPQVARIDAHLLNRAGVTRLCYCGPVLHTRPDGLHATREPLQFGVEIYGHAGLEADLEVQELALDALRRAGVNDIAIDLGDARLVQGVLGELRLGAEALGAIVGALASKDPVALAAASTELPADAAAGLQALLGLYGGIEVLAQARERLPRNAVVNAALDDLQWLASHLQQVHPEVALGFDLADLRGYAYYSGVRFAIYAAGSSDAVLRGGRYDEVGAVFGRRRPAVGFSLDLKALVLLSPATPLRAAVRAPWGEDAGLRAAIRRLREQGETVVCVLPGHEHEGDEFDCDRELVSVESQWVLRAL, from the coding sequence ATGTCCTCTGCTTGGCTCCTGCCCGAGCACATTGCTGACGTTCTGCCGTCCCAGGCGCGCCGCATCGAAGAGTTGCGCCGCGACATGCTGGACATGGCGCGCAGCTACGGTTGCGAGCTGGTCATGCCGCCGCTGCTGGAGCATCTGGACTCCCTGCTGTCGGGCACCGGCCGCGAGCTGGACCTCAAGACCTTCAAGCTGGTGGACCAGCTCTCGGGCCGCTCCCTGGGTCTGCGTGCGGACACCACGCCTCAGGTGGCGCGCATCGACGCCCATCTGCTGAACCGCGCCGGCGTGACCCGCCTGTGCTACTGCGGCCCGGTGCTGCACACCCGCCCGGATGGTCTGCATGCCACCCGCGAGCCCCTGCAGTTCGGTGTGGAAATCTATGGCCATGCCGGCCTGGAGGCCGACCTGGAGGTGCAGGAGCTGGCGCTGGATGCGCTGCGCCGTGCCGGTGTGAACGATATCGCCATCGACCTGGGTGACGCCCGTCTGGTGCAGGGCGTGCTGGGCGAGCTGCGCCTGGGCGCCGAGGCCCTGGGCGCCATCGTCGGCGCCCTGGCTTCCAAGGATCCTGTGGCCCTGGCGGCCGCCAGCACCGAGCTGCCGGCCGACGCCGCGGCCGGTCTGCAGGCCCTGCTGGGCCTGTATGGCGGCATCGAGGTGCTGGCCCAGGCGCGCGAGCGCCTGCCGCGCAATGCCGTGGTGAACGCGGCCCTGGATGATCTGCAGTGGCTGGCCAGCCATCTGCAGCAGGTCCACCCCGAGGTGGCCCTGGGTTTCGATCTGGCTGATCTGCGCGGCTACGCCTACTACAGCGGCGTGCGCTTTGCGATCTATGCCGCCGGTTCCAGCGATGCGGTACTGCGCGGCGGCCGTTACGACGAGGTGGGGGCGGTCTTCGGCCGCCGCCGCCCCGCCGTGGGCTTCAGCCTGGACCTGAAGGCCCTGGTGCTGCTGAGCCCTGCCACGCCCCTGCGTGCCGCGGTGCGCGCGCCCTGGGGTGAGGATGCCGGCCTGCGGGCGGCGATCCGGCGCCTGCGCGAGCAGGGCGAGACCGTGGTGTGCGTGCTGCCCGGGCACGAACACGAGGGCGATGAGTTCGACTGCGACCGCGAGCTGGTCAGCGTCGAGTCCCAATGGGTGCTGCGCGCGCTTTGA
- a CDS encoding DUF2065 domain-containing protein, translated as MGDTLLAALALMLVVEGLMPFLNPQGWRQVFSRLLAMSDGQIRFIGLASLLAGLALLAALWG; from the coding sequence ATGGGTGACACCCTGCTGGCGGCCCTGGCCTTGATGCTGGTGGTGGAAGGGCTGATGCCCTTCCTCAACCCACAGGGCTGGCGCCAGGTTTTCAGCCGCCTGCTGGCCATGAGTGATGGCCAGATCCGCTTCATCGGTCTGGCCAGCCTGCTGGCCGGCCTGGCCTTGCTGGCGGCCCTCTGGGGCTGA
- the hflC gene encoding protease modulator HflC has product MNRIASIAVGALIAFMAASSMLFIVDQRQYAVVYALGEIKEVVTEPGLKFKLPPPFQNVVFLDRRMQTLDSPESRAIFTAEKKSLVIDWLVKWRITDARQFIRNSGTDLRNVENRLSPIVQAAFNEEVTKRTVTSVLATERDKVMNDVRKRLEDEAKQFGIEVVDVRIKRVDFAANITDSVYRRMESERKRVAAEARSTGSAESEKIRADADRQREVIVAEAYRDAQKIKGEGDAKASALYAEAFGRDPQFAQFYRSLEAYRSTWRSKSDVMVVDPSSDFFKAMRGGGPAAPAKGGK; this is encoded by the coding sequence ATGAACCGCATTGCCTCCATCGCCGTCGGCGCCCTGATCGCCTTCATGGCGGCCAGTTCCATGCTCTTCATCGTGGACCAGCGCCAGTACGCCGTGGTCTACGCCCTGGGCGAGATCAAGGAAGTCGTGACCGAGCCCGGCCTGAAGTTCAAGCTGCCGCCGCCCTTCCAGAACGTGGTCTTCCTGGACCGCCGCATGCAGACCCTGGACAGCCCCGAGTCGCGCGCCATCTTCACCGCCGAGAAGAAGAGCCTGGTGATCGACTGGCTGGTCAAGTGGCGCATCACCGACGCCCGCCAGTTCATCCGCAACAGCGGCACCGACCTGCGCAATGTCGAAAACCGTCTGAGCCCCATCGTGCAGGCCGCCTTCAACGAGGAGGTGACCAAGCGCACCGTGACCTCGGTGCTGGCCACCGAGCGCGACAAGGTGATGAACGATGTGCGCAAGCGCCTCGAGGACGAAGCCAAGCAGTTCGGCATCGAGGTGGTGGACGTGCGCATCAAGCGCGTGGACTTCGCCGCCAACATCACGGACTCGGTCTATCGCCGCATGGAGTCCGAGCGCAAGCGCGTGGCCGCCGAGGCCCGCTCCACCGGCTCGGCCGAGAGCGAGAAGATCCGTGCCGATGCCGATCGTCAGCGCGAAGTCATCGTGGCCGAGGCCTACCGCGACGCGCAGAAGATCAAGGGTGAGGGCGACGCCAAGGCCTCGGCCCTGTATGCCGAAGCCTTTGGCCGCGATCCGCAGTTCGCGCAGTTCTACCGCTCGCTGGAGGCCTACCGGTCCACCTGGCGCAGCAAGTCGGATGTGATGGTCGTGGACCCCAGCAGCGACTTCTTCAAGGCCATGCGCGGCGGCGGCCCGGCCGCGCCGGCCAAGGGCGGCAAATAA
- the hflK gene encoding FtsH protease activity modulator HflK: MSMNKPESAARPWQRLAGRLLMSNGRNDGPPDLDELWRDFNRKLSGLFGGKGGGQPPQGNNGQNGGGGNNFQPDMKSAGIGVGLIAGVVALGWLASGFYIVQEGHQAVVTSFGKYSKTVDAGFQWRLPYPFQANEVVPVTQLRSVEVGRSSVVPATGLRDSSMLTLDENIVDIRFTVQYRLKDARDYLFENRSPDEAVIQASESAVREIVGKSKMDSVLYEQRDAIAADLVKSVQVQLDRLKAGIIVANVNVQNVQAPEQVQAAFDDAFKAGADRERLKNEGQAYANEVIPKAQGTAARLREEAEGYKARVEAQAEGDAQRFKSVLTEYQKAPAVTRDRLYIETMQQVYSNVSKVMVESRSGSNLLYLPLDKLLQQSGSTVTASQPVPATLPETAQQPNATVDVRSRDGLRGRDRDGR; the protein is encoded by the coding sequence ATGAGCATGAACAAACCTGAGTCCGCTGCGCGGCCCTGGCAACGCCTGGCTGGCCGACTGCTGATGAGCAATGGCCGCAATGACGGCCCGCCCGATCTGGACGAGCTCTGGCGCGACTTCAACCGCAAGCTCTCCGGCCTGTTCGGCGGCAAGGGTGGCGGTCAGCCGCCCCAGGGCAACAACGGCCAGAACGGCGGCGGTGGCAACAACTTCCAGCCCGATATGAAGAGCGCCGGCATCGGCGTGGGTCTGATCGCCGGCGTGGTGGCCCTGGGCTGGCTGGCCAGCGGCTTCTACATCGTGCAGGAAGGCCATCAGGCGGTGGTCACCTCCTTCGGCAAGTACAGCAAGACGGTGGACGCCGGCTTCCAATGGCGCCTGCCTTACCCCTTCCAGGCCAATGAGGTGGTGCCGGTCACGCAGCTGCGCTCGGTGGAAGTGGGCCGCAGCTCGGTGGTGCCCGCCACCGGCCTGCGCGACTCCTCCATGCTGACCCTGGACGAGAACATCGTGGACATCCGCTTCACGGTGCAGTACCGCCTTAAGGATGCGCGGGACTATCTGTTCGAGAACCGCAGTCCCGACGAGGCCGTGATCCAGGCTTCCGAGTCGGCGGTGCGCGAGATCGTGGGCAAGAGCAAGATGGATTCGGTGCTCTACGAGCAGCGCGACGCCATCGCGGCCGATCTGGTGAAGTCGGTGCAGGTCCAGCTGGACCGCCTCAAGGCCGGCATCATCGTGGCCAATGTGAATGTGCAGAACGTGCAGGCACCCGAGCAGGTGCAGGCCGCGTTTGACGATGCCTTCAAGGCCGGTGCCGACCGCGAGCGCCTGAAGAACGAAGGCCAGGCCTATGCCAACGAGGTGATCCCCAAGGCTCAGGGCACGGCCGCGCGTCTGCGCGAGGAGGCCGAGGGCTACAAGGCCCGTGTCGAGGCACAGGCGGAGGGTGATGCGCAGCGCTTCAAGAGCGTGCTGACCGAGTACCAGAAGGCGCCCGCCGTCACGCGCGACCGCCTCTATATCGAGACCATGCAGCAGGTCTACAGCAATGTCAGCAAGGTCATGGTGGAGAGCCGCAGCGGCTCCAATCTGCTCTATCTGCCGCTGGACAAGCTGCTGCAGCAGTCCGGCAGCACGGTGACGGCCAGCCAGCCCGTGCCGGCCACGCTGCCCGAAACGGCGCAGCAGCCCAATGCGACGGTGGATGTGCGCTCGCGCGATGGCCTGCGTGGCCGTGACCGCGATGGCCGCTGA
- the hflX gene encoding GTPase HflX, producing the protein MSSNASNFSPTSATLPDPAARAILVGVEIGRSGHFDPTLDELALLAESAGDTPVARVIARRQAPDAALFVGSGKADEIKLLVQAHQAHTVLFDQAISPAQQRNLERVLGVPVADRTALILEIFAARAKSHEGKLQVELARLQYLATRLVRRWSHLERQSGGIGMRGGPGEAQIELDRRMIDERIKVTKERLKKVQRQRGTQRRARERNEVFKVSLVGYTNAGKSTLFNALVKARSYAANQLFATLDTTTRSMYLEAAGTSISLSDTVGFIRDLPHKLVEAFRATLQEAAEADLLLHVVDAASPVLDEQMAEVERVLAEIGAADIPQILVYNKLDMLEDSQRPRAAVDWLERPGAGPRVPRVFVSALSGEGLDRLREQIVQAMPGPDLNPPDPAPFAHNLNDRHEHEQT; encoded by the coding sequence TTGAGTTCAAACGCTTCCAACTTTTCTCCCACTTCCGCGACGCTGCCCGATCCGGCGGCGCGCGCCATTCTTGTCGGCGTCGAGATCGGCCGCAGCGGCCATTTCGATCCCACCCTCGATGAGCTGGCCCTGCTGGCCGAGTCGGCCGGCGACACGCCGGTGGCCCGCGTGATCGCGCGGCGCCAGGCGCCCGATGCCGCCCTGTTCGTGGGCTCGGGCAAGGCCGACGAGATCAAGCTGCTGGTGCAGGCGCATCAAGCCCACACGGTGCTGTTCGACCAGGCCATCTCGCCGGCGCAGCAGCGCAATCTCGAGCGCGTGCTGGGTGTGCCGGTGGCGGACCGCACCGCGCTCATCCTCGAGATCTTCGCCGCCCGCGCCAAGAGCCACGAAGGCAAGCTGCAGGTGGAGCTGGCGCGCCTGCAATACCTGGCCACGCGCCTGGTGCGGCGCTGGAGCCATCTGGAGCGCCAGAGCGGCGGCATCGGCATGCGCGGCGGCCCCGGCGAGGCCCAGATCGAGCTGGACCGGCGCATGATCGACGAGCGCATCAAGGTCACCAAGGAGCGGCTGAAGAAGGTGCAGCGCCAGCGCGGCACCCAGCGGCGTGCGCGCGAGCGCAACGAGGTCTTCAAGGTCTCCCTGGTCGGCTACACCAATGCCGGCAAGTCCACGCTCTTCAATGCCTTGGTGAAGGCGCGCAGCTACGCGGCCAACCAGCTCTTCGCCACCCTGGACACCACCACCCGCTCCATGTATCTGGAGGCGGCGGGCACCAGCATCTCCCTGTCCGACACCGTGGGTTTCATCCGCGACCTGCCGCACAAGCTGGTGGAGGCCTTCCGCGCCACCTTGCAGGAGGCGGCCGAGGCCGATCTGCTGCTGCATGTGGTGGACGCGGCCAGCCCGGTGCTGGACGAGCAGATGGCCGAGGTGGAGCGGGTGCTGGCGGAAATCGGCGCCGCCGACATTCCCCAGATCCTGGTCTACAACAAGCTCGATATGCTGGAAGACAGCCAGCGCCCCCGCGCGGCGGTGGACTGGCTGGAGCGTCCCGGCGCAGGCCCGCGCGTGCCGCGGGTCTTTGTGAGCGCCCTCAGTGGCGAAGGTCTGGACCGGCTGCGCGAGCAGATCGTCCAGGCCATGCCTGGCCCGGACTTGAACCCGCCGGATCCGGCCCCATTTGCCCACAACTTGAATGACAGGCATGAGCATGAACAAACCTGA
- the hfq gene encoding RNA chaperone Hfq, translated as MSNKGQLLQDPFLNLLRKEHVPVSIYLVNGIKLQGHIESFDQYVVLLRNTVTQMVYKHAISTVVPGRAVNFHATDNNGGDTA; from the coding sequence GTGAGCAACAAAGGACAACTCCTGCAAGATCCCTTCCTGAACCTGCTGCGCAAGGAGCATGTGCCGGTGTCGATCTATCTGGTCAATGGCATCAAGCTGCAAGGACATATCGAGTCCTTCGACCAGTACGTCGTCCTGCTGCGCAATACCGTGACCCAGATGGTCTACAAGCACGCCATTTCGACGGTGGTGCCGGGCCGCGCGGTGAACTTCCACGCGACCGACAACAACGGCGGCGACACTGCCTGA